One Granulicella sp. 5B5 DNA window includes the following coding sequences:
- a CDS encoding oxidative damage protection protein, translating to MPHMVFCAKYKAEMEGLEEPPFDSDFGQKIYKTVSLKAWNEWIERQKMLLNEYRLQPWTREAQEFLVEQMNEFFFGSGGELPKEYIAPSA from the coding sequence ATGCCGCACATGGTTTTCTGCGCCAAATACAAAGCCGAGATGGAGGGCCTCGAAGAGCCCCCGTTTGACTCCGACTTCGGTCAGAAGATCTACAAGACCGTCTCTCTCAAAGCCTGGAACGAGTGGATCGAGCGCCAGAAGATGCTCCTTAACGAGTACCGCCTCCAGCCCTGGACCCGCGAGGCCCAGGAGTTCCTCGTCGAGCAGATGAACGAGTTCTTCTTCGGCTCCGGCGGCGAGTTGCCAAAAGAATACATCGCCCCTTCCGCATAG
- the ligA gene encoding NAD-dependent DNA ligase LigA — protein MTTVKAGGMTVEAKMEALREELRHHEYLYYVLDQPEWTDAQYDARMNELKALEAEHPELVAADSPTQRVGGKPKEGFVKVAHSKPMLSLDNAYNEEELRAWAERVQGGLAASEKPGFVCELKLDGLSLALTYEAGVKGTAVLKSGVTRGDGTVGEDVTSNVRTIRSVPLHVSAKRLKDAGLPQQFEVRGEVVLPQAAFRKMNEEREAQGLAPAVNPRNAAAGTLRTLEPNIVAQRRLELFAYFLLSAGGEGEPATGEFLLETQSAGLEALRRAGFLVNPNSRVVSSIDEVLSFIAEAEAKRDGLPYEIDGVVIKVDSTAQQRRLGFTGKAPRWAIAYKFPARAAVTMLEEVLFQVGRTGKVTPVAALAPVFVGGTTVTRATLHNADEIERLGLKIGDFVSVERGGDVIPKITEVVEDAAHPRGEREIVFPEVCPRCGEALVREPGEVDLRCVNVSCPARLEEELRHFASRGVMNIEGMGESMVAQLLGHTLAEVGTASLEASTDESEIEAEAPTKTALVHSIADVYDSTKVNRDTLLTLERIGEKTADALLAQIEASKKQPLNRVLLGLGIRHVGERTAQALADEFGSIDALIGATEEELTKVNDIGPKVAATVREFFTNERNLALVERLRGYGLTFTSKKRERGTKLEGMTFVLTGTLPTLTRDEAKEKIEAAGGKVSGSVSKKTSYVVAGEEAGSKLEKAQQLGVAVLDEAGLLAML, from the coding sequence ATGACTACGGTGAAGGCGGGCGGGATGACGGTTGAGGCGAAGATGGAGGCGCTGCGGGAAGAGCTGCGGCACCATGAGTATCTGTATTACGTGCTGGACCAGCCGGAGTGGACAGATGCGCAGTACGATGCGCGGATGAATGAGCTGAAGGCGCTGGAGGCAGAGCATCCTGAGCTGGTGGCTGCGGACTCACCGACTCAGCGGGTGGGCGGCAAGCCGAAGGAAGGCTTTGTGAAGGTGGCCCATTCGAAGCCTATGCTGTCGCTGGACAACGCGTACAACGAAGAAGAGCTACGGGCGTGGGCGGAGCGCGTGCAGGGTGGGCTGGCGGCGAGTGAGAAGCCGGGGTTTGTGTGCGAGCTGAAGCTGGATGGGTTGTCGCTGGCGCTGACGTATGAGGCTGGGGTGAAGGGGACTGCTGTGCTGAAGAGCGGCGTGACGCGGGGCGATGGCACGGTGGGCGAGGATGTGACGTCGAATGTGCGGACGATTCGGAGCGTGCCGCTGCATGTGAGCGCGAAGCGGCTGAAGGATGCGGGGCTGCCACAGCAGTTTGAGGTGCGCGGCGAGGTGGTGCTGCCGCAGGCGGCTTTCAGGAAGATGAATGAAGAACGCGAGGCGCAGGGGCTGGCGCCGGCGGTGAATCCGAGGAATGCCGCGGCGGGGACGCTGAGGACGCTGGAGCCGAATATCGTAGCGCAGCGGCGGTTGGAGTTGTTTGCGTACTTTCTGTTGAGTGCCGGCGGCGAAGGGGAACCAGCGACGGGAGAGTTTTTGCTGGAGACGCAGAGCGCAGGGCTGGAGGCGTTGCGCAGGGCTGGATTTCTGGTGAATCCGAACTCGCGGGTTGTGTCGTCGATCGACGAAGTACTTTCGTTTATCGCGGAGGCTGAGGCGAAGCGGGATGGGCTGCCGTATGAGATTGACGGTGTGGTGATCAAGGTGGATTCGACCGCGCAGCAGCGGCGGCTGGGGTTTACGGGCAAGGCTCCGCGGTGGGCGATTGCCTACAAGTTTCCGGCGCGGGCAGCGGTGACGATGCTGGAGGAAGTGCTCTTTCAGGTGGGACGCACAGGGAAGGTGACGCCGGTGGCGGCGCTGGCTCCGGTGTTTGTGGGTGGGACGACGGTGACGCGGGCGACGCTGCATAATGCGGATGAGATTGAGCGGCTGGGGCTGAAGATCGGCGATTTCGTTTCGGTAGAGCGTGGTGGGGATGTGATTCCGAAGATCACGGAGGTGGTGGAGGATGCGGCACATCCGCGTGGAGAACGGGAGATTGTGTTTCCCGAGGTGTGTCCGCGCTGCGGAGAGGCGCTGGTTCGCGAGCCTGGTGAAGTGGATCTGCGGTGCGTGAATGTGAGTTGCCCGGCGCGGCTGGAAGAGGAGTTGCGGCACTTCGCTTCGCGTGGGGTGATGAACATCGAAGGCATGGGTGAGTCGATGGTGGCCCAGCTTCTGGGACATACGCTGGCCGAGGTGGGTACCGCTAGTCTGGAGGCTTCGACGGATGAGAGTGAGATTGAAGCTGAGGCCCCGACGAAGACCGCGCTGGTGCACTCGATCGCCGATGTCTACGATTCGACGAAGGTGAACCGCGATACGCTGCTGACGCTGGAACGCATCGGCGAAAAGACGGCAGATGCACTTCTGGCCCAGATCGAGGCTTCGAAGAAGCAGCCGCTCAACAGAGTGCTGCTGGGGCTGGGCATCCGCCATGTTGGAGAACGTACGGCGCAGGCGTTGGCTGACGAGTTCGGATCGATCGATGCGTTGATCGGTGCGACTGAAGAAGAGCTGACGAAGGTGAATGACATTGGGCCGAAGGTTGCAGCCACGGTGCGCGAGTTCTTTACGAACGAACGCAACCTGGCGCTCGTGGAGCGGTTGCGAGGCTATGGGCTGACGTTTACTTCAAAGAAGCGAGAGCGCGGAACGAAGTTGGAGGGCATGACGTTTGTACTGACCGGGACGTTGCCCACGCTGACTCGCGATGAGGCGAAGGAGAAGATCGAGGCTGCGGGTGGGAAGGTTTCGGGATCGGTGAGTAAGAAGACGAGTTATGTGGTTGCCGGGGAAGAGGCCGGGTCGAAGCTGGAGAAAGCGCAGCAGCTGGGGGTTGCGGTTTTGGATGAGGCTGGGTTGCTGGCGATGCTTTGA